One window from the genome of Candidatus Zixiibacteriota bacterium encodes:
- a CDS encoding immune inhibitor A: MASHRMGTAVPALLLLLVLAAAVSAADMQVRVYLDGKEDAAGLHPLGLDVVWQGKDFIEIIATADELRELEGLGLRTEIVHGDVAAFYRSRLDHARDMGGYKTLAEIQAYMDEIAFFHDAIVFPKTVIGYTLEGRPMYAMKISDNPELDEPDEPEVLYTAAIHAREVITPETVLRFMDYLTDNYGTDPAVTDLVNSRELWFVPVVNPDGYYYNQVIEPDGGGMWRKNRRNNGDGSYGIDLNRNYGYEWGYDDDGSSPVPSDATYRGTGPFSEPETQVMRDFISAHEFVFTLYFHSYSNLVLWPWGYDQIYTPEEPLFRILGDSLAAYNGYEPTPSWGLYVVNGSSDDWGYGEQLLKNKNYAFSIEIGGYSDGFWPDPSRIDQLTLENRGPALFLARVAGNPYQVMPPGQPAVSVDDTVDASGYSVQWSLADTLNPAVLWELVELQGFGRTTDQANAWDNFSSNGFSISGARYSSAPTSFFSGAANNAARRIQSVETIAVRASDVLTLRVWYDIESGWDYAYVEVSTDGVAFTPIAGTITTNDDPHGYNRGNGITGSSGGWTLASFGLAVYAGQSVYLRVSYETDGSQLGEGIYVDDITPVEGYASETVISSALTDTSFAFTDKPTGTYYYRVRAQDAQGQWGPFSAAVPTVVTDGEYQCVDSDLDGFGDPGYPDNDCPTDNCPAAANPDQADGDADGVGDVCDLCPNDAQNDGDADGHCGDVDNCPLIANADQADADLDGVGDACCCALRGDSDGDGAIKVGDLTMLVAFLFRGGAGPGCPAHADVNGDGGPAVSDLTMLVGYLFRGGEPPAACP, from the coding sequence ATGGCTTCTCACCGCATGGGGACGGCCGTCCCCGCGTTGCTGCTTCTGCTCGTGCTCGCCGCCGCCGTATCCGCCGCCGATATGCAGGTGCGCGTCTATCTCGACGGCAAGGAGGACGCCGCCGGGCTTCACCCCCTGGGGCTCGACGTGGTCTGGCAGGGAAAGGACTTTATCGAGATCATCGCGACGGCCGACGAGCTCCGCGAACTCGAGGGTTTGGGGCTGCGCACGGAAATAGTCCACGGCGACGTCGCCGCCTTCTACCGCTCGCGTCTCGACCACGCGCGCGACATGGGAGGGTACAAGACGCTCGCGGAAATCCAGGCGTACATGGATGAAATCGCCTTCTTCCACGACGCGATCGTCTTCCCGAAAACCGTGATCGGATACACGCTCGAGGGACGCCCGATGTACGCCATGAAGATTTCCGACAACCCGGAGCTCGACGAACCCGACGAGCCGGAGGTGCTCTATACCGCGGCCATTCACGCCCGCGAGGTGATCACCCCCGAGACGGTCCTTCGGTTCATGGATTACCTGACCGACAACTACGGCACGGACCCCGCGGTGACCGACCTCGTGAACAGCCGGGAGCTCTGGTTCGTGCCGGTGGTGAACCCCGACGGCTACTACTACAACCAGGTGATCGAGCCGGACGGCGGCGGGATGTGGCGCAAGAACCGCCGCAACAACGGCGACGGCTCCTACGGCATCGACCTCAATCGCAACTACGGCTACGAGTGGGGGTATGACGACGATGGGTCCTCGCCCGTTCCCTCCGACGCCACCTACCGCGGAACCGGCCCGTTTTCCGAACCCGAGACCCAGGTGATGCGGGACTTCATCAGCGCCCACGAGTTCGTGTTCACCCTCTACTTCCACTCCTACTCGAACCTCGTGCTCTGGCCGTGGGGCTACGACCAGATCTACACGCCGGAGGAACCGCTGTTCAGGATCCTGGGAGATTCCCTGGCGGCCTACAACGGCTACGAGCCGACGCCGTCGTGGGGGCTCTATGTCGTCAACGGCAGTTCCGACGACTGGGGGTACGGGGAGCAGCTGCTCAAGAACAAGAACTACGCTTTCTCGATCGAGATCGGGGGGTACTCCGATGGATTCTGGCCCGACCCGAGCCGGATCGACCAGCTCACCCTGGAGAACCGGGGACCGGCGCTCTTCCTCGCGCGGGTCGCGGGCAACCCGTACCAGGTGATGCCGCCCGGGCAGCCGGCGGTCTCGGTCGACGACACCGTCGATGCCTCGGGCTACAGCGTGCAGTGGAGCCTCGCCGACACACTCAACCCGGCCGTGCTCTGGGAGCTGGTGGAACTGCAGGGTTTCGGGCGCACGACCGATCAGGCCAACGCCTGGGACAACTTCTCCTCGAACGGGTTCTCCATTTCCGGCGCCCGCTACAGCTCCGCGCCCACGAGCTTTTTCTCCGGGGCCGCCAACAATGCCGCCCGCCGGATCCAGTCGGTCGAAACGATCGCCGTGCGCGCCAGCGACGTGCTCACCCTGCGCGTCTGGTATGACATCGAGAGCGGCTGGGACTACGCCTACGTCGAGGTGTCAACCGACGGGGTGGCGTTCACGCCGATCGCCGGCACCATCACGACCAACGACGACCCCCACGGCTACAACCGCGGCAACGGGATCACCGGGTCCTCGGGGGGCTGGACGCTGGCGTCGTTCGGTCTCGCCGTGTACGCCGGGCAGAGTGTCTACCTGCGGGTGTCGTACGAGACCGACGGGTCCCAGTTGGGCGAGGGAATCTACGTGGACGACATCACGCCGGTCGAAGGGTACGCGAGCGAAACGGTGATCTCGTCGGCGCTCACCGACACCTCGTTCGCGTTCACCGACAAGCCGACCGGCACCTACTACTACCGGGTGCGCGCGCAGGACGCCCAGGGCCAGTGGGGTCCCTTCTCGGCGGCTGTCCCCACCGTCGTCACCGACGGCGAGTACCAGTGTGTCGACTCCGACCTCGACGGTTTCGGCGACCCGGGCTACCCCGATAACGACTGCCCCACCGACAACTGCCCGGCCGCGGCCAACCCGGATCAGGCGGACGGGGACGCCGACGGGGTCGGGGATGTCTGCGACCTGTGTCCGAACGACGCCCAGAACGACGGGGACGCGGATGGCCACTGCGGCGACGTCGACAACTGCCCGCTCATTGCGAACGCCGACCAGGCGGACGCCGATCTCGACGGGGTCGGCGACGCCTGCTGCTGCGCGCTCCGCGGCGACAGCGACGGCGACGGCGCGATCAAGGTCGGCGACCTCACCATGCTCGTGGCGTTTCTGTTCCGCGGCGGCGCCGGGCCGGGATGTCCCGCGCACGCCGACGTCAACGGCGACGGCGGGCCGGCCGTGTCCGACCTCACCATGCTCGTCGGCTACCTCTTCCGGGGCGGCGAGCCGCCTGCGGCCTGTCCTTAG
- a CDS encoding deoxyguanosinetriphosphate triphosphohydrolase yields MEPILTREEIEQRERATLAPYAALAAESRGRRFPSRDHPLRTVFQRDRDRVVHAAAFRRLEYKTQVFIPHERDHFRTRLTHTIEVAQIARTLARSLRLNEDLAEAIALAHDLGHTPFGHSGEDVLKDLLAGFGGFNHNRQTLRIVDLLEQRYPEHPGLNLTYEVREGIVKHETVWDHKVAEFDDHAHPTLEAALVDVADELAYNAHDIDDGLSAGMLAFDDLCRQPVWEVFGLDGRGAFERLHEDQKRYALVRRLIDLTATDVIAHTAAQIARFRIASLADVRSAPEKLTGYSPDLRPAVTALKQFLFSDMYQRPRLLALAKRARTILEGIFDRLMAEPERLPARFREMLQTEETEIVVTDYMAGMTDRYAEKVYRELTGKEPPDLPEML; encoded by the coding sequence ATGGAACCGATACTGACCCGGGAGGAGATCGAGCAGCGGGAGCGGGCAACCCTGGCGCCGTATGCGGCGCTCGCGGCCGAATCGCGGGGACGGCGCTTTCCCTCGCGCGACCACCCCCTGCGGACGGTTTTCCAGCGCGACCGTGATCGGGTTGTCCACGCCGCCGCCTTCCGCCGCCTCGAATACAAGACGCAGGTGTTCATCCCCCACGAGCGGGACCATTTCCGCACCCGGCTTACGCACACGATCGAGGTGGCGCAGATCGCGCGGACGCTCGCCCGCAGCCTCCGCCTCAACGAGGATCTGGCCGAAGCCATCGCCCTGGCCCACGATCTCGGCCACACCCCCTTCGGACATTCCGGGGAGGACGTGCTGAAGGATCTGCTCGCCGGGTTCGGCGGGTTCAACCACAATCGCCAGACCCTGCGGATCGTCGACCTGCTCGAGCAGCGCTATCCCGAGCACCCGGGGCTCAACCTCACCTATGAAGTACGCGAGGGGATTGTCAAACACGAGACGGTGTGGGACCACAAGGTGGCGGAGTTCGACGACCACGCGCACCCGACGCTCGAGGCGGCGCTCGTGGACGTCGCCGATGAACTGGCGTACAACGCCCACGACATCGACGACGGTCTGTCGGCGGGGATGCTCGCCTTCGACGACCTGTGCCGCCAGCCGGTCTGGGAAGTGTTCGGGCTGGACGGGCGCGGGGCGTTCGAGCGGCTCCATGAGGACCAGAAACGCTACGCGCTCGTGCGGCGGCTGATCGACCTCACGGCCACCGATGTGATCGCCCACACCGCCGCGCAGATCGCGCGCTTCCGGATCGCGAGTCTCGCCGACGTGCGCAGCGCGCCGGAGAAGCTGACGGGCTACTCCCCGGATCTGCGCCCGGCGGTCACCGCGCTCAAGCAGTTCCTCTTCTCCGACATGTACCAGAGACCGCGCCTCCTGGCGCTGGCGAAACGGGCGCGCACCATTCTCGAGGGAATCTTCGACCGCCTCATGGCCGAACCCGAACGTTTGCCGGCGCGGTTCCGGGAGATGCTCCAGACCGAAGAAACGGAAATTGTCGTCACCGACTACATGGCCGGGATGACGGACCGCTACGCCGAGAAAGTGTACCGGGAGCTCACGGGGAAAGAACCGCCGGATCTCCCCGAAATGCTCTAG
- a CDS encoding lamin tail domain-containing protein — protein MRKVRNSAAARSQGAGEIGAPAAAASAAPAQAEVLALAKAMLGAFEGTLGFILAVGALLAGAAAPVQAIRLNEVLANPTAGYGSEWIELENETDTAVSLAGWRIGDALRTAVIIDTGAGPAVSDAAVPPRGYAVLVQDSAAFFASAGRPEAPVIEPPSWPVLNNTGDSIRLIAPGGALHDHFVYRAVFPDNRTWCRHPIDPSRWDRSADPGGTPGRENVLPDSDAAGAAALTVTPRVFSPDGDGVDDSTVIGLEADEELDRRVEIYDREGRRVWEMAIPAGQRQAQCVWWGRSRAGERLPIGIYIIYLEAIGGESARRTVVIAR, from the coding sequence ATGCGGAAGGTCAGGAATTCGGCCGCGGCGCGGTCTCAGGGTGCCGGCGAGATAGGCGCGCCGGCCGCCGCGGCCTCGGCGGCGCCAGCCCAGGCGGAGGTCCTCGCGCTGGCGAAGGCCATGCTGGGGGCGTTCGAAGGGACGCTCGGTTTCATCCTGGCGGTCGGTGCCCTCCTGGCCGGTGCGGCGGCGCCGGTGCAGGCGATCCGCCTTAACGAAGTGCTCGCCAATCCGACCGCAGGTTATGGATCGGAGTGGATCGAACTGGAGAACGAAACCGATACCGCCGTCAGTCTCGCCGGATGGCGGATCGGAGACGCGCTGCGGACAGCGGTGATTATCGACACCGGAGCGGGCCCGGCTGTTTCAGACGCGGCTGTCCCGCCCCGGGGATATGCCGTCCTCGTGCAGGATTCCGCCGCATTCTTCGCCTCCGCCGGCCGGCCGGAAGCGCCGGTGATCGAGCCGCCCTCGTGGCCCGTGCTCAACAACACCGGCGACAGCATCCGCCTGATCGCCCCGGGGGGCGCGCTCCACGATCACTTCGTGTATCGGGCCGTGTTTCCGGACAACCGGACCTGGTGCCGCCACCCGATCGACCCCTCGCGGTGGGACCGGTCGGCCGATCCGGGAGGCACGCCCGGCCGAGAGAACGTCCTGCCCGACTCTGATGCCGCCGGCGCGGCGGCGCTGACCGTGACGCCCAGGGTGTTCTCGCCGGACGGAGACGGCGTCGACGACTCCACCGTGATTGGGCTGGAGGCGGACGAGGAGCTCGACCGCCGGGTGGAGATTTACGATCGCGAGGGACGACGGGTGTGGGAGATGGCGATCCCGGCGGGGCAGCGGCAGGCGCAGTGCGTGTGGTGGGGGCGGTCGCGAGCGGGCGAGCGTCTCCCGATCGGGATCTACATCATTTACCTCGAAGCGATCGGCGGGGAGTCGGCGCGCCGGACCGTGGTGATCGCGCGATGA
- a CDS encoding sigma-54-dependent Fis family transcriptional regulator, with the protein MVNRTIILLAPETAVASGIAWERLGETVTELSELYRLVRERRVDLVLVDENRADLKRPVARRIRRQNGLTEIWLLTHDREPAPAEVQFIDGRLPLSLGPDGLAQKIAHIYHGKHLLERYDMVGRAPQMKIVAETIERIAPTDVSVLVVGQSGTGKELVARALHTQSARKDRPYVAINCGALAEGVLESELFGHERGAFTGSVARREGLFARAEGGTIFLDEIGETKPDTQVKLLRVLEDGTYYPVGSSTARHADVRVIAATNRDLTEAISERRFREDLYFRIGVVKIVLPPLLDRKQDIEALLQHFWRGKELDYTDPALDLLLKYDWSGNVRQLKNFADRMRALKPRGTVEVEDVERFIDEQHVTAKHLPVTTGKTVEEAGQELIYRAILQLGAEIRLLRDLITAHLPSEPPEETAEAAPAADGATMEEVEERMIRRTLRETGGNRKEAARRLGIGERTLYRKLKKYGLS; encoded by the coding sequence ATGGTAAACCGCACGATCATACTCCTCGCGCCCGAAACCGCCGTCGCCTCCGGGATCGCCTGGGAGCGCCTCGGCGAAACGGTCACCGAGCTGTCGGAGCTCTACCGCCTCGTGCGCGAGCGGCGCGTGGATCTGGTCCTGGTCGATGAGAATCGGGCCGACCTCAAACGGCCGGTGGCCCGCAGAATCCGCCGCCAGAACGGCCTGACCGAAATCTGGCTGCTCACCCACGACCGGGAGCCGGCCCCGGCCGAGGTGCAGTTTATCGACGGGCGCCTTCCGCTGTCGCTCGGGCCGGACGGGCTCGCGCAAAAAATCGCCCACATCTACCACGGCAAGCACCTGCTCGAACGGTACGATATGGTGGGGCGCGCGCCGCAGATGAAGATCGTTGCGGAAACGATCGAGCGGATCGCGCCGACCGACGTCTCGGTCCTCGTCGTCGGGCAGTCCGGCACCGGGAAGGAACTCGTGGCCCGGGCCCTGCACACGCAGTCGGCGCGCAAGGACCGGCCGTACGTGGCCATCAACTGCGGCGCGCTCGCCGAGGGCGTGCTCGAATCGGAGCTGTTCGGGCACGAGCGCGGAGCGTTCACCGGGTCGGTCGCCAGACGCGAGGGACTGTTCGCGCGGGCCGAAGGGGGGACGATCTTCCTCGACGAAATCGGCGAAACCAAGCCCGACACCCAGGTCAAACTGCTGCGCGTGCTCGAGGACGGCACCTACTACCCGGTGGGATCGTCGACGGCGCGGCATGCCGACGTGCGCGTGATCGCGGCCACCAACCGCGACCTCACTGAGGCCATCAGCGAAAGGCGCTTCCGCGAGGACCTGTACTTCCGCATCGGCGTTGTGAAAATCGTCCTGCCGCCGCTTTTGGACCGCAAACAGGACATCGAGGCGCTCCTGCAGCATTTCTGGCGCGGAAAAGAGCTTGACTACACCGACCCGGCGCTCGATCTTCTGTTGAAATACGACTGGTCGGGCAACGTTCGGCAACTGAAGAATTTCGCCGATCGCATGCGGGCGCTGAAACCGCGCGGGACGGTGGAGGTCGAGGATGTCGAACGGTTCATCGACGAGCAACACGTCACGGCAAAACACCTGCCGGTCACGACCGGCAAGACAGTCGAGGAGGCGGGACAGGAGTTAATCTACCGGGCGATTCTCCAGTTGGGCGCCGAAATTCGACTCCTGCGCGACCTCATCACCGCCCACCTGCCGAGCGAACCGCCCGAGGAGACGGCCGAGGCCGCGCCGGCGGCCGACGGCGCGACCATGGAAGAGGTGGAAGAACGCATGATCCGGCGGACCCTGCGCGAAACCGGCGGCAACCGCAAGGAAGCCGCGCGGCGGCTGGGGATCGGCGAGCGCACGCTCTACCGGAAACTCAAGAAGTACGGGCTGAGCTGA
- the rnr gene encoding ribonuclease R has protein sequence MAQTRKEILEFIRAKSAHPMRMKELARALGIPPEEYREFRGQVKALVDTGELVKLRRGRIGVATEMDVIVGPISVNRSGVGFVAREGEPTDIMIPATQLSTALDGDRVMVRLTGHLGDRPTGSVVRVVERTRRNIVGTFQKTPHFFCVRPDNPRIHRDIYIPSSHTAGAREGEKVVCRLTVWDDPYVNPEGEISERIGFPGQPGVDMLTVIKSFDLPEEFPEEVRNEGEKAAARLSEEPEEGRLDLTGECIYTIDPADAKDHDDAVNVTRTPRGYRLGVHIADVSHFVQPGTALDAEGFKRGNSVYLPGMVIPMLPESLSNDVCSLKPNRKRLTFSVFMDFDRAGKMLSWEIRPSAIKSRAKLSYEEVQEFFDKGLPEGAGRRKLERVAENLTTARELARLLSARRFAEGSLDFDLPEAKITLNEKGEVIELGNRVRLESHRLIEEFMLSANKAVALEMFRSAQAFLYRVHDRPDMEKLEAFSAMVARLGYRFPVSPTTKPGDLARFLETVKDKPEAEFINELMLRSLKKAVYQRNNVGHFGLAFTHYTHFTSPIRRYPDLLVHRLLRMRRPDGKYSPAAARRIPAVIDHAGKHCSETERIAEAAEREAVKVKQVQYMARHVGDFFGGIISGVTGFGFFVRLDNLGAEGLVRVSTIDDDYYRFDEQRYALIGRRTGRMFRLGDRVEVGVLSVDKVNNEIALFAPGLPAQAKAGSGPKGKRKKKGWAEAQPPKAKTPARTRTAPPGYGRTRKKRPR, from the coding sequence ATGGCACAAACACGCAAGGAAATACTTGAATTTATCCGGGCCAAGTCGGCCCACCCGATGAGGATGAAAGAATTGGCGCGAGCGCTCGGCATTCCCCCCGAGGAATACCGCGAGTTCCGCGGCCAGGTGAAGGCGCTGGTCGACACGGGGGAGCTGGTGAAGCTTCGCCGGGGCCGCATCGGGGTGGCCACCGAAATGGACGTGATCGTCGGCCCGATCTCGGTTAACCGCTCGGGCGTCGGCTTTGTCGCGCGCGAGGGGGAGCCGACTGACATCATGATCCCGGCGACGCAGTTGAGCACGGCGCTCGACGGCGACCGGGTGATGGTCCGCCTCACCGGCCACCTCGGCGACCGTCCGACCGGCAGCGTGGTGCGGGTGGTCGAGCGCACCCGGCGCAACATTGTCGGGACCTTCCAAAAAACGCCGCACTTCTTCTGCGTGCGGCCCGACAATCCCCGCATTCACCGCGATATCTACATCCCCTCCTCGCACACCGCCGGGGCCAGAGAGGGAGAGAAAGTCGTGTGCCGCCTGACCGTGTGGGATGACCCCTATGTCAATCCCGAGGGCGAGATCAGCGAGCGGATCGGTTTTCCCGGCCAGCCCGGCGTGGACATGCTCACCGTGATCAAGAGTTTCGACCTCCCCGAGGAATTCCCCGAGGAGGTGCGCAACGAGGGCGAGAAGGCGGCCGCCCGTCTGAGCGAAGAGCCCGAGGAGGGCCGGCTGGACCTCACCGGGGAATGCATCTATACGATCGACCCGGCCGACGCCAAGGACCATGACGACGCGGTGAATGTCACGCGGACTCCCCGCGGCTATCGGCTAGGCGTGCACATCGCCGATGTCTCCCACTTCGTGCAGCCGGGAACGGCGCTGGACGCCGAAGGGTTCAAGCGGGGGAACTCCGTCTACCTGCCCGGGATGGTGATCCCGATGCTGCCGGAGAGCCTCTCGAACGACGTCTGTTCGCTCAAGCCGAACCGGAAGCGCCTGACCTTCTCGGTGTTCATGGATTTCGACCGGGCGGGGAAGATGCTGTCGTGGGAGATCCGGCCGTCGGCGATCAAGTCGCGGGCCAAGCTGAGCTACGAGGAGGTGCAGGAGTTTTTCGACAAAGGGCTCCCCGAGGGCGCAGGGCGGCGGAAGCTCGAGCGGGTGGCTGAGAATCTCACGACGGCCCGCGAGCTCGCCCGCCTGCTCAGCGCTCGCCGGTTCGCCGAGGGATCCCTCGATTTCGACCTGCCCGAAGCCAAGATCACCCTCAACGAAAAGGGGGAGGTGATCGAGCTGGGCAACCGCGTGCGCCTGGAATCGCACCGGCTGATCGAGGAGTTCATGCTGTCGGCCAACAAGGCGGTCGCGCTCGAGATGTTCCGCAGTGCCCAGGCCTTCCTCTACCGCGTCCACGACCGCCCCGACATGGAAAAACTCGAGGCCTTCTCGGCCATGGTGGCCCGCCTCGGATACCGCTTCCCCGTCTCCCCCACGACCAAACCGGGAGACCTCGCCCGCTTCCTGGAAACGGTGAAGGACAAGCCGGAGGCCGAATTCATCAACGAGCTGATGCTCCGCTCGCTGAAGAAGGCGGTCTACCAGCGCAACAATGTCGGCCACTTCGGGCTGGCGTTCACCCACTACACCCACTTTACCTCGCCCATCCGCCGCTACCCCGACCTGCTCGTCCACCGGCTGCTGCGGATGCGGCGGCCCGACGGGAAGTACTCGCCGGCGGCGGCCCGACGGATTCCTGCAGTCATCGACCACGCCGGAAAACACTGCTCGGAGACCGAGCGCATCGCCGAGGCCGCGGAGCGGGAGGCGGTGAAGGTGAAGCAGGTCCAGTACATGGCGCGGCACGTCGGCGACTTCTTCGGGGGCATCATCTCCGGAGTCACCGGATTCGGCTTCTTCGTCCGCCTGGACAACCTCGGCGCCGAGGGGCTGGTGCGGGTATCGACGATTGACGACGACTACTACCGGTTCGACGAGCAGCGCTACGCCCTCATCGGGCGGCGGACGGGGCGGATGTTCCGTCTGGGCGACCGGGTGGAGGTGGGGGTGCTCTCGGTGGACAAGGTGAATAACGAAATCGCGCTCTTTGCCCCGGGGCTGCCCGCTCAAGCGAAAGCCGGGAGCGGGCCGAAGGGGAAGCGCAAGAAGAAAGGGTGGGCGGAGGCGCAGCCGCCCAAGGCCAAGACCCCCGCGCGGACCAGGACCGCCCCGCCGGGGTACGGGCGCACCCGCAAGAAGCGCCCGCGCTGA
- a CDS encoding sigma-70 family RNA polymerase sigma factor encodes MAGNDRETIDRLVRQAQNGDRAAFSQLVRRTMRDITALTYRMTGDRDAAQDLAQETFVSAWQHLSGFRREARFENWLYRIAANKALNYLGRGGAGRTVSLEDAGGAGAERASDEPAPDRALEQARLRDDISAFMRLLPPRQRLVFELRFYRQLGFAEIAEMTGTAVGTVKTNYREAVGKLRTYAAERGWRP; translated from the coding sequence ATGGCTGGGAACGACCGTGAGACAATCGACCGCCTGGTCAGGCAGGCGCAAAACGGCGACCGAGCGGCGTTCTCGCAACTGGTACGGCGGACTATGAGAGACATTACCGCGCTGACCTACCGGATGACCGGCGACCGGGACGCCGCCCAGGACCTGGCGCAGGAAACCTTCGTCTCCGCCTGGCAGCACCTCTCCGGGTTCCGCCGAGAGGCCCGCTTCGAGAACTGGCTGTACCGGATTGCGGCCAACAAGGCGCTGAACTACCTGGGCCGCGGGGGGGCCGGCCGCACGGTGTCGCTCGAGGACGCCGGCGGGGCGGGGGCCGAGCGCGCCTCCGATGAACCCGCGCCCGACCGGGCGCTGGAGCAGGCCCGCCTCCGCGACGACATCAGCGCCTTCATGCGGCTCCTCCCTCCCCGCCAGCGCCTGGTGTTCGAGCTGCGCTTCTACCGCCAGCTCGGGTTCGCCGAGATTGCCGAGATGACCGGAACCGCGGTCGGAACGGTGAAGACCAACTACCGCGAGGCGGTGGGCAAACTGCGGACGTATGCGGCGGAGAGGGGGTGGCGGCCATGA
- a CDS encoding rod shape-determining protein: protein MLSNDIGIDLGTANTLVYVKNQGIVLNEPSVVAIERTTGKVFAIGAAAKEMTGRTPGTIEAIRPLRDGVIANFQISEKLISDFIRRVVKHKYLMKPRVVICVPSGITEVEKRAVRDSAENAGAREVYLLQEPMAAAIGVGLPVEQPTGSMVIDIGGGTSEIAVIALSGIVNNTSIRVAGDEMNEAITQYLKKNYNLAIGELTAEDIKIKIGSAFALDKEISMEIKGRDLVAGVPKNLNLSSVQVREALSETIDIIVEAVRQALEQTPPELASDILERGIILTGGGALLRGLDKRLRQETNLPVNVADDPLTCVVRGTGKVLENFTAFQKVLERPRKD from the coding sequence CTGCTCAGCAACGACATCGGTATCGACCTCGGTACCGCCAACACGCTGGTCTACGTAAAGAACCAGGGAATCGTCCTGAACGAACCGTCGGTCGTCGCCATCGAACGCACCACCGGCAAAGTGTTCGCCATCGGCGCCGCGGCCAAAGAAATGACCGGACGCACGCCCGGCACCATCGAGGCTATCCGCCCCCTCCGCGACGGCGTCATCGCCAATTTCCAGATTTCCGAGAAACTCATTTCCGATTTCATCCGCCGCGTGGTCAAGCACAAGTACCTGATGAAGCCGCGCGTCGTCATCTGCGTGCCCTCGGGAATCACCGAGGTAGAAAAGCGGGCGGTGCGGGATTCGGCCGAGAACGCCGGCGCCCGCGAGGTCTACCTGCTGCAGGAGCCGATGGCGGCCGCGATCGGCGTCGGCCTCCCCGTCGAACAACCCACCGGCTCCATGGTCATTGACATCGGTGGCGGGACCTCGGAAATCGCCGTCATCGCCCTCAGCGGAATTGTCAACAACACCTCGATCCGCGTCGCCGGCGACGAAATGAACGAGGCGATCACCCAGTACCTCAAGAAGAACTACAACCTGGCGATCGGCGAACTCACCGCCGAGGATATCAAGATCAAGATCGGGTCGGCCTTCGCCCTCGACAAGGAGATCTCGATGGAGATCAAGGGGCGCGACCTCGTGGCCGGCGTCCCCAAGAACCTCAACCTGTCCTCGGTGCAGGTGCGGGAAGCCCTCTCCGAGACGATCGACATCATCGTCGAGGCGGTGCGGCAGGCGCTCGAACAGACGCCGCCGGAGCTGGCCTCGGACATCCTCGAGCGCGGGATCATCCTGACCGGCGGCGGGGCGCTCCTGCGCGGGTTGGACAAGCGCCTGCGCCAGGAGACCAATCTCCCGGTCAACGTGGCGGATGATCCGCTCACCTGCGTGGTGCGGGGAACCGGCAAGGTGCTGGAGAACTTCACCGCCTTCCAGAAAGTGCTGGAGCGGCCGCGGAAAGACTGA